The Lujinxingia vulgaris genome contains a region encoding:
- a CDS encoding Spy/CpxP family protein refolding chaperone, producing the protein MNRLIVTLATLIALAMVLPATATAQQRPHRHQDTVERLFPNPRHLIALRDELGLSEAQQTQIRTLLEGKRDAHKADRQALREAHQEMRELVTSDAAADAIRAKLDEVLELENQLKRERLSLALELRAILTPEQRTRLQELSAERREQRQERRQRRGKRRQGPGQPPTTY; encoded by the coding sequence ATGAACCGCCTGATTGTCACCCTCGCGACGCTCATCGCCCTGGCCATGGTCCTTCCCGCCACGGCCACCGCCCAGCAACGCCCCCACCGCCACCAGGACACCGTGGAGCGCCTCTTTCCCAACCCTCGCCATCTCATCGCGCTGCGTGACGAGCTCGGGCTGAGCGAGGCGCAGCAGACCCAGATCCGCACGCTTCTGGAAGGCAAGCGCGACGCGCATAAGGCCGATCGGCAGGCGCTGCGCGAGGCCCATCAGGAGATGCGCGAGCTCGTCACCTCCGATGCCGCCGCCGACGCGATTCGCGCCAAGCTCGACGAGGTGCTGGAGCTCGAAAACCAGCTCAAGCGCGAGCGTCTCAGTCTGGCGCTGGAGCTGCGCGCCATCCTCACCCCGGAGCAGCGCACCCGGCTCCAGGAGCTCTCCGCCGAGCGCCGCGAGCAGCGTCAGGAGCGCCGCCAGCGCCGCGGCAAGCGCCGCCAGGGGCCGGGCCAGCCCCCCACGACCTACTAA